A single region of the Streptomyces sp. NBC_00236 genome encodes:
- a CDS encoding SHOCT domain-containing protein has product MDDYPLLNLFWTMLWFFLWIMWLFLLFRVIMDIFRSDDLGGWAKAGWLVLALVLPYLGVLVYVIARGKSMGQRDVKDAKERDAAFKAYVRGAAGSSDANGVPKSSHVEDLSKLADLKDKGAISEEEYQRAKTKLLV; this is encoded by the coding sequence ATGGACGACTACCCTCTGCTCAACCTGTTCTGGACCATGCTCTGGTTCTTCCTCTGGATCATGTGGCTCTTCCTCCTGTTCCGAGTCATCATGGACATCTTCCGCAGCGATGACCTCGGCGGATGGGCCAAGGCGGGCTGGCTGGTCCTGGCACTGGTGCTGCCGTACCTGGGCGTTCTGGTCTACGTGATCGCTCGGGGCAAATCCATGGGCCAGCGGGATGTGAAGGACGCGAAGGAACGCGACGCGGCCTTCAAGGCGTACGTGAGAGGGGCCGCGGGCTCGTCCGACGCGAACGGTGTGCCGAAGAGCAGCCACGTCGAGGACCTGTCGAAGCTCGCGGACCTCAAGGACAAGGGCGCGATCTCGGAAGAGGAATACCAGCGCGCGAAGACGAAGCTCCTCGTCTGA